Genomic segment of Myxococcus stipitatus:
GCTAGAGCAGGTTGGCGGCGAGCTCGGCCAGGGCACTGCGCTCGCCCTTGGCCATCGAGATGTGCGCGGCGATCTTCTCGCTCTTGAAGCGATTGACCACGTGCACCAGGCCGTTGTTGGTCGAATCCACGTAGGGGTTGTCAATCTGGAACGGGTCCCCCGTGAGGATGATCTTCGTGTTGTCGCCCACGCGGGTGATGATGGTCTTCACCTCGTGGGGGGTGAGGTTCTGCGCTTCGTCCACGATGATGAACTGGTTGGGGATGCTCCGGCCGCGGATGTACGTGAGCGGCTCGATCTCCATCAGCCCCAGGTCCAAGAGCTCGTGGTAGCCGCGTCCGGCCTTCTTGTCCGCGCGGCTGAGGTTCATCAAGAACTCCACGTTGTCGAAGATGGGCTGCATCCAGGGGTTGAGCTTCTCCTCGACGCTCCCGGGCAGATACCCGATGTCCCGCCCCAGGGGGAAGATGGGTCTGCTCACCAGGAGCTTTTGGTAGAGGTTCTCCTCCGTCACCTTCTGGAGGCCCGCGGCGATGGCCAGCAGCGTCTTGCCCGTGCCCGCCTTGCCGACGATGGTCACCAGCTTGATGTCGTCATTGAGCAGCAGGTCCAGACAGAAGGCCTGCTCCATGTTGCGAGGACGGATGCCCCAGGTGCCTTCCTTGCTCTGCCGCAGCAGGGGCACCACGCGGTTCTTGAGGCCGTGCAGGCGACCCATCGCGGTGTGCGAGGGGTTCGTCTCGTCCTTGAGCAGCAGGAGCTGGTTGGGGAAGAGCGTGTCCACGTCGGGCAGCTCCACTTCCGCGCCCGGCTTGTACATCTGGTCCACCAGCGCCTTGGGGACGAGCCGCTCGGTGAAGCCCGTGTAGAGCTCGGTGATCTCCACCCGCTCCGTGTCGTAGTCCTCGGCGACGAGGCCGAGCGCGTCGGCGCGGATGCGCAGGTTGGTGTCCTTCGTGATGAAGACCGCCTGCGTGTCCGGCTCCTGCTCCATCAGGTCGATGGCCACCGCGAGGATGCGGTTGTCCATCAGGTTGCTGTCCGCCATGGACAGGGGCAGGTCGCGCTCGGTGAAGCACACGCGCAACATTCCGCCCCGGGGCAGCGGCACGCCCTCCTTCAGCGAGCCCTCCGCGCGGAAGCCGTCCAGGTAGCGCGCGACCAGCCGGGCGTTGCGGCCCAGCTCCGAGAGGTCGCGCTTGAACTGGTCGATCTCCTCGATGACGTAGATGGGGATGATGACGTTGTTGTCCTCGAAGCCGTAGATGCTGCGCGGATCGTGGAGGAGGACGTTGGTGTCGAGGATGAAGTTCTTTCGCATCGTGGGTTGCGCGACCTGATTGGTTCGGGTGCGACCGCTGGGGACCGTGCGACGAGGATGAGCCTGATGCCCACTCCAATATAGACAGGGGCTCCCACGGAAGCAGCCAGGTTGACGCCATCCGCGCGCGCTGTTGGAAACCCCACGCCTGGGCCTCGCACCGAGGGCCCTCCGGTGGTCGGCCCGGATACCCTGGTGTGACGCACCTGGAACAGAGGGCGCTCAGTGCGCGAGGACCGGAGCGAGCGGGTCGTAGCCCAGCAGGTCCGCGAACCGCTCGGGCGGAGGCCCCGGAGGCATGCGCTCCCAGGGGAAGCGCTGGCGGAGTGCCTCCTCGTCGAGCGTGAGCAACCGCCGGCCCGTCTTCTCGCGCCCCTCGAGCCACTCCTTCATCTCGAATGCGTCGCGCAGCCTGGGGCTGAAGGGGGCGAGCATGGGCATGGGGGTGAAGGGGACGTGTTGTCCCTCGGCGTCGCGCATGCAGCCGAGCTCCACCGCCCAGGCGACCAGCCATCTGGGGCGCGAGTCACCCGCGTCCCGCAGCGCGAGGAAGCGCCCCTGGGCTTCGCCGTCGACGAAGAGGAAACGTCGGTCGTAGACGGTGGCGGCGGCGTAGGTCGAGGGGGTGAGCGCCAATCCCTCCGCGCCGATGCGACGGGCCATGAGCATGAGCAGCTCCAGGAGGGGCGCGGAGAGCGCGAGGCCTGGATGGCTCTGCCCGGGCAGTGGCGGGCGGTGCCAGTCGAAGGAGCGGCCCGGGTTCTGGAGCAGCAGCGCGTCGACGTACAGGAGTGGCACGGTGGAGAGCGGACCGCCGAGGCCCACTTCGGCGCCGGTCGCCATGCGCAGCGAGATGTCCGCGACGGGGGCGTAGAAGCGGCGGCTCCAGAGGACGATGCGCGGACGGAATGGATCTTCCCCTTGGATGCGAAGCTCCATGGGGCCGACGCGCTCCTCCGCGCGCTGAAGGAGACCATAGGCGCGCAGGCCTCGCTCCAGGCCCTGATGGCTGTAGGTTCCGAAGAGGAGACCTCCGCGGATTTGCTGGGAGTCGCCGAGCCCCAAGTCTTCGAGTGAAAGCTCTGCGGGGTCGGGCGCGGCCAGGTCCGCCCCGCTCAGGCTCTGGAAGATGCGGCGGAAGCGGGGGTTGATGGGCAGCGTCCGAGGCATGAGGCCTCCTAGTCGTAGCGGATGTCGACGACGGTCAGTTCGATTTCGCCCCGAGGGCGGCGCACCTCGACAGTGTCACCAATGCCCTTGCGCAGGAGGGCGCGGCCGATGGGGGACTCCACGCTGATGCGACCTCCGGCGGCGTCAATCTCATCGGACCCGACAATCTGGTACGTGGTCCGGGCGCCGTCCTCGTCCTCGAGGGTGACGGTGGCGCCGAA
This window contains:
- a CDS encoding deacetylase yields the protein MPRTLPINPRFRRIFQSLSGADLAAPDPAELSLEDLGLGDSQQIRGGLLFGTYSHQGLERGLRAYGLLQRAEERVGPMELRIQGEDPFRPRIVLWSRRFYAPVADISLRMATGAEVGLGGPLSTVPLLYVDALLLQNPGRSFDWHRPPLPGQSHPGLALSAPLLELLMLMARRIGAEGLALTPSTYAAATVYDRRFLFVDGEAQGRFLALRDAGDSRPRWLVAWAVELGCMRDAEGQHVPFTPMPMLAPFSPRLRDAFEMKEWLEGREKTGRRLLTLDEEALRQRFPWERMPPGPPPERFADLLGYDPLAPVLAH
- a CDS encoding PhoH family protein, with amino-acid sequence MRKNFILDTNVLLHDPRSIYGFEDNNVIIPIYVIEEIDQFKRDLSELGRNARLVARYLDGFRAEGSLKEGVPLPRGGMLRVCFTERDLPLSMADSNLMDNRILAVAIDLMEQEPDTQAVFITKDTNLRIRADALGLVAEDYDTERVEITELYTGFTERLVPKALVDQMYKPGAEVELPDVDTLFPNQLLLLKDETNPSHTAMGRLHGLKNRVVPLLRQSKEGTWGIRPRNMEQAFCLDLLLNDDIKLVTIVGKAGTGKTLLAIAAGLQKVTEENLYQKLLVSRPIFPLGRDIGYLPGSVEEKLNPWMQPIFDNVEFLMNLSRADKKAGRGYHELLDLGLMEIEPLTYIRGRSIPNQFIIVDEAQNLTPHEVKTIITRVGDNTKIILTGDPFQIDNPYVDSTNNGLVHVVNRFKSEKIAAHISMAKGERSALAELAANLL